A stretch of the Desulfobacter sp. genome encodes the following:
- a CDS encoding DUF523 domain-containing protein, which yields MEKILISACLLGAPVRYDGASKPFDHPLIQKWKNQGRLVPFCPEVAGGLPTPRPPAEIFRATAEDFSLSRAKVLTRKTEVTQAFVRGARAALDLALAREIQLALLKEKSPSCGSSFVYDGSFSGRRVPGMGITTALLREYKIHVFSENQIEDLCFLLK from the coding sequence ATGGAAAAAATTTTAATTTCAGCCTGCCTTTTAGGCGCCCCTGTCAGATATGATGGCGCCTCCAAACCCTTTGACCATCCTTTGATTCAAAAATGGAAAAATCAGGGGCGGCTTGTCCCTTTTTGTCCGGAAGTTGCCGGGGGACTGCCCACACCCAGGCCGCCGGCTGAGATTTTCAGAGCCACGGCCGAAGATTTTTCCTTGTCCCGGGCAAAAGTTTTAACCCGGAAAACAGAGGTGACCCAGGCCTTTGTCCGAGGGGCCCGGGCTGCCCTTGACCTTGCCCTGGCCCGGGAAATTCAACTGGCCCTGCTCAAAGAAAAAAGCCCCTCCTGCGGCAGTTCATTTGTCTATGATGGTAGCTTTTCAGGCAGACGGGTCCCTGGTATGGGAATTACCACTGCATTATTAAGAGAATATAAGATCCACGTTTTTTCGGAAAACCAAATTGAAGACCTCTGTTTTTTGTTAAAATAG
- a CDS encoding IS4 family transposase — protein sequence MTHISVPKKQLRSLNFDNFRCPLIKSLSKAPELQSRGDRPLKMTFEDQINALVYFHLQEHKSARHLIQDLKENVFAKENIAPDGGISRSSFCEAINHRGLEQLQFIFEDLYKQALECHPGEHAELGELVSIDGSLINAVLSMHWANYRKGSKKAKVHCGFDINHGIPNKIFLTEGNGAERTFVPKILSKGQTGVMDRGYQSHKEFDLLQEQGKHFVCRIKTRTTRTIIDNHETPSDSYIFYDALVKLGTPNQNQTKRPVRVVGYKIAGVKYYVATDRHDLTAEQIATIYKLRWTIEDFFKWWKEHLKVYHLIARSEYGLMVQILGGLITYLLLAIHCQKQFNEKVTIKRVRQLRTAILNDLFGCEEQGSHSSNRDNIVKDQKIIEQAKT from the coding sequence ATGACGCACATCTCAGTCCCTAAAAAACAACTACGGTCCCTGAACTTTGACAATTTCAGGTGCCCTCTGATAAAGTCACTTTCAAAAGCACCGGAATTACAATCTCGAGGAGACCGCCCTTTAAAAATGACATTCGAAGACCAGATAAATGCTTTGGTTTATTTCCATCTTCAGGAGCACAAGTCTGCCCGACATTTAATTCAGGATCTCAAGGAGAATGTTTTTGCTAAAGAAAATATTGCGCCAGACGGTGGTATCAGCCGTAGTAGTTTCTGTGAAGCCATCAATCACAGGGGACTCGAACAACTGCAATTTATCTTTGAGGATCTTTATAAACAGGCTCTTGAGTGTCATCCGGGTGAACACGCCGAGTTAGGAGAGTTGGTTTCCATTGACGGTAGTCTCATAAATGCAGTCCTTTCAATGCACTGGGCGAACTACAGAAAAGGAAGTAAAAAAGCCAAAGTACATTGCGGATTTGACATTAATCACGGAATCCCAAACAAAATCTTTTTGACTGAAGGCAACGGCGCTGAACGCACTTTTGTTCCCAAAATACTTTCCAAGGGGCAAACAGGTGTTATGGATCGTGGATATCAATCCCATAAAGAATTTGACCTGCTTCAGGAGCAAGGCAAACATTTTGTCTGCCGTATAAAAACCAGGACAACAAGAACAATTATTGATAACCACGAGACCCCTTCCGACAGCTACATTTTTTATGATGCACTGGTTAAACTTGGTACTCCGAATCAAAACCAGACGAAAAGGCCTGTTCGGGTTGTTGGCTATAAAATTGCTGGCGTCAAATACTATGTGGCAACTGACAGGCATGATTTAACAGCGGAACAAATAGCAACAATTTATAAACTCCGGTGGACCATTGAGGATTTTTTCAAATGGTGGAAAGAACATCTGAAGGTATATCATCTCATTGCCCGCAGTGAATACGGCCTTATGGTTCAGATTCTTGGCGGCCTTATCACTTACCTGTTACTGGCAATCCATTGCCAAAAACAGTTTAATGAAAAGGTCACGATCAAAAGAGTTCGGCAGCTGCGAACCGCCATTCTAAATGACCTGTTTGGCTGCGAGGAGCAGGGCTCTCATAGTTCAAACAGGGACAATATTGTCAAAGATCAAAAAATTATTGAGCAAGCAAAAACCTAA
- a CDS encoding acyl-CoA dehydrogenase, with product MAQVISDRRDIEFVLHELLQAETLADLNEDFADFNKKTIDMVISEARNFAVKELLPASKEGDEQGCVLENGEVTTPASFKRLFELFNEGEWLAPTEDPEWGGQGMPRTVASAAAEYFNGANYPFMMYPGLTQGAGHLVEHFGTQEQKDIYLKNMYTGKWCGTMLLTEPGAGSDVGALTTKAIPNGDGTYNIVGEKIFISGGEHDLAENIIHPVLARIEGAPAGTKGISLFLVPKFLVNDDGSLGEFNDVICTGIEHKMGIHGNSTCSLSLGSKGNCVGTLLGEENKGMKAMFLMMNAARLLVGFQGFACATTAYMYALDYARNRIQGRDLMEIMNPDAEGVSIFRHPDVRRQLMMMKVNVEGMRTLLYFVHYCSDMAKFAKTDEEKAKYQGFVEVLTPIAKGYVTDRSFEVCSQGMQVYGGYGFIEEYPMAQLLRDCRITLIYEGTNGIQAMDLLGRKLGMNKGKPIMDLFGEMQKTVAQAKAIPELEKAAVKVEEVMNKLGEVAIHMGQTAMSEKVLSAFANAHPFQDATGDTTMAWMLLWRAVIATQKLEKAKKKDKPFYQGILKSLDFYVETQLPITLGRFAALMNTSAVAVDIEDNMFPS from the coding sequence ATGGCACAGGTAATTTCTGATCGACGGGACATTGAGTTTGTTCTCCATGAACTGCTCCAGGCTGAAACCCTGGCAGATCTGAATGAAGATTTTGCTGATTTCAACAAAAAGACCATTGATATGGTGATTTCAGAAGCCAGAAATTTTGCTGTCAAAGAACTGCTGCCCGCATCCAAAGAAGGCGACGAACAGGGCTGCGTACTTGAAAACGGCGAAGTTACCACACCGGCATCCTTTAAACGGCTGTTTGAACTTTTTAATGAGGGCGAATGGCTGGCCCCCACCGAAGATCCTGAATGGGGCGGACAGGGAATGCCCAGAACCGTTGCATCTGCTGCTGCAGAGTATTTCAACGGCGCCAACTATCCGTTTATGATGTATCCCGGTCTTACCCAGGGTGCAGGCCATTTGGTGGAACATTTTGGTACCCAGGAACAAAAAGACATCTACCTTAAAAACATGTACACCGGAAAATGGTGCGGCACCATGCTCCTGACGGAACCGGGCGCAGGCTCTGATGTGGGTGCGTTGACCACCAAAGCCATCCCCAACGGGGACGGCACCTATAATATTGTGGGTGAAAAAATATTCATCTCCGGCGGGGAGCATGATCTTGCTGAAAATATCATCCATCCGGTTCTGGCCCGTATTGAAGGGGCCCCTGCCGGGACCAAGGGAATTTCCCTGTTCCTGGTTCCCAAATTCCTGGTCAACGATGACGGGTCTTTAGGGGAGTTCAACGATGTGATCTGCACCGGCATTGAACACAAAATGGGCATCCACGGCAACTCCACCTGTTCTTTGTCCCTGGGCTCAAAGGGAAATTGCGTGGGCACCCTTCTAGGCGAAGAAAACAAGGGCATGAAAGCCATGTTCCTGATGATGAATGCCGCCCGCCTTCTGGTCGGATTCCAGGGATTTGCCTGTGCTACCACCGCATACATGTATGCCCTTGACTATGCCAGAAACCGTATCCAGGGAAGAGATCTCATGGAGATCATGAACCCGGATGCCGAAGGGGTATCCATTTTCCGCCACCCCGATGTCAGGCGTCAGCTCATGATGATGAAAGTCAATGTGGAAGGCATGCGAACCCTTCTCTACTTTGTCCACTATTGCTCTGACATGGCCAAATTTGCCAAAACAGATGAAGAAAAGGCAAAATACCAGGGATTTGTAGAAGTCCTCACCCCCATTGCCAAGGGCTATGTAACAGACAGGTCTTTTGAGGTCTGCTCCCAGGGCATGCAGGTATACGGCGGGTACGGGTTCATTGAAGAATACCCCATGGCCCAGCTCCTGCGCGACTGCAGAATCACTTTGATCTACGAAGGGACCAACGGCATCCAGGCCATGGACCTTCTAGGCCGTAAACTGGGCATGAACAAGGGCAAACCCATCATGGATCTGTTTGGTGAAATGCAGAAAACCGTTGCCCAGGCCAAGGCCATTCCCGAACTTGAAAAAGCCGCAGTAAAGGTTGAAGAGGTGATGAACAAACTCGGCGAAGTGGCCATCCATATGGGTCAGACTGCCATGAGCGAGAAAGTGCTTTCAGCCTTTGCCAATGCCCATCCATTTCAGGATGCAACAGGCGACACCACCATGGCATGGATGCTGCTCTGGCGGGCGGTGATTGCGACCCAAAAACTTGAAAAAGCCAAAAAGAAAGACAAACCCTTTTACCAGGGTATTTTAAAATCCCTTGATTTTTATGTGGAAACACAACTGCCCATTACCCTGGGCCGGTTTGCCGCATTGATGAACACCAGTGCCGTGGCCGTGGACATTGAGGACAATATGTTCCCGAGCTAA
- a CDS encoding GAF domain-containing protein, which produces MNIREEDHLNLLCDLGELTAILTGNSDIETFLASTTALVAKHLKSHVSSIYLFEAQTGELVLKATQGLNPGAVNQIRMKPSEGLVGKCFSEDRILREGNTRKSVGFKYFDNANEDPFNSFLCIPICRGKMRIGVLAVQHKEIDHFTLFDERALKTVVTQLAGAIENARLLMTLSLEHPEPRHPIACSSLPTLYQRQIRQFRICHRNDQALTPEPEKSHL; this is translated from the coding sequence ATGAACATAAGAGAAGAGGATCATTTAAACCTGTTGTGTGATTTAGGGGAGCTGACCGCCATCCTCACCGGGAATTCTGACATTGAAACCTTTTTGGCCAGCACCACAGCCCTTGTGGCCAAACACCTTAAATCCCATGTAAGCTCCATTTATCTTTTTGAGGCCCAAACAGGCGAACTGGTGCTCAAAGCCACCCAGGGCCTGAACCCCGGGGCCGTGAACCAGATCAGAATGAAACCCAGTGAAGGGCTTGTGGGTAAATGTTTTTCAGAAGACCGCATTCTCAGGGAAGGCAATACCCGGAAAAGCGTAGGCTTTAAATATTTTGACAATGCAAATGAAGATCCCTTTAACTCTTTCTTGTGTATCCCCATTTGCAGAGGCAAAATGCGAATCGGGGTGCTGGCGGTTCAGCACAAAGAGATTGATCATTTTACCCTGTTTGATGAACGGGCATTAAAAACAGTTGTCACCCAGCTGGCAGGGGCCATTGAAAATGCAAGGCTACTCATGACCCTCTCTTTGGAGCACCCGGAGCCCAGACACCCAATCGCCTGTTCCAGCCTGCCGACCTTATATCAAAGGCAAATCAGACAGTTCAGGATCTGCCACAGGAACGATCAGGCCCTCACGCCAGAACCGGAAAAATCTCATTTATGA
- the ptsP gene encoding phosphoenolpyruvate--protein phosphotransferase — MTDFKAAMEKTMEELKALQEKFAQSLPESASLIFTAHFMMLKDKNFTGKMESQVARGVSPVKAIQNLSRKYIEIFASSPNAYLKEKAVDVEDLSIRLLSNLKALHTSNLPGKGSIAVAEDLYPSDILKLVADGIQGFVLVGGGVTSHVTILSRSLGIPLIIADDPRLLDLPETTRLLLDAGQGNIFINPDSDTLSLFKNKKEAERQTHHEMQGSTFTRDGHQIRLLANINLLSEIRLANELKAQGVGLYRTEFPFLIRSSFPSEDEQYLIYKQLFDQTRDKEIITVRTLDAGGEKTLSYADFSREANPVLGLRSIRFTLKHKDIFQAQIRAILRAAYDQNNIRLMFPLISSIDEFLEANQVVEDCAKDLSQEQIPHNPNIKIGMMIELPSVLSTIDEFARLADFFAIGTNDFIQYSRVNNYLNKDLYNLYFPHEIFIRFTQTRYRFCRKWRKQDGSCQSV; from the coding sequence ATGACGGATTTCAAGGCTGCCATGGAAAAAACCATGGAAGAGTTAAAAGCCCTTCAGGAAAAATTTGCACAAAGCCTTCCTGAAAGCGCATCCTTGATTTTCACTGCCCATTTCATGATGCTCAAGGATAAAAATTTCACGGGTAAAATGGAATCCCAGGTGGCCCGTGGGGTCTCCCCGGTTAAGGCCATTCAAAACCTGTCCCGAAAATATATAGAAATATTTGCATCAAGCCCCAATGCCTATCTTAAAGAAAAAGCGGTGGATGTGGAAGATTTAAGCATACGGCTTTTATCCAACCTCAAGGCGCTGCACACCAGCAACCTGCCCGGTAAAGGCAGTATTGCCGTTGCTGAAGATCTTTACCCTTCGGACATCCTCAAACTTGTGGCCGACGGCATCCAGGGGTTTGTTCTGGTCGGCGGCGGGGTCACCTCCCATGTAACCATCTTATCCAGGTCCCTTGGCATCCCTTTGATCATTGCAGACGACCCGCGTCTTTTGGACCTGCCTGAAACCACCCGATTACTCCTGGATGCAGGCCAGGGAAACATTTTTATCAACCCGGACTCAGATACCCTTTCCCTGTTCAAAAACAAAAAAGAGGCCGAACGCCAGACCCATCATGAGATGCAAGGGTCCACCTTTACCCGGGACGGCCATCAAATCAGGCTGTTAGCCAATATCAACCTGCTCAGTGAAATCCGCCTGGCCAATGAACTCAAAGCCCAGGGCGTCGGGCTTTACAGGACTGAATTTCCCTTTTTGATCCGGTCAAGCTTTCCTTCGGAAGATGAACAATACCTGATCTACAAACAACTCTTTGACCAGACCCGGGACAAAGAAATCATTACGGTCAGAACCCTGGATGCCGGCGGCGAAAAAACCTTGAGCTATGCCGATTTTTCCCGGGAGGCCAACCCGGTATTGGGGCTGCGGTCCATCCGGTTTACCCTTAAGCACAAAGACATTTTTCAAGCCCAGATCAGGGCCATATTACGGGCGGCCTATGACCAAAACAACATCCGCCTTATGTTCCCCTTGATCTCTTCCATTGATGAATTCCTGGAGGCAAACCAGGTGGTTGAGGACTGTGCCAAGGATCTTTCCCAAGAACAAATACCCCATAACCCCAATATTAAAATCGGCATGATGATCGAACTGCCCTCTGTATTGAGCACCATTGACGAATTTGCCAGGCTAGCTGATTTTTTTGCCATCGGCACCAATGATTTTATCCAGTATAGCAGAGTAAACAATTACTTGAACAAGGATTTATACAACTTATATTTTCCCCATGAGATATTCATCAGATTTACGCAAACGCGTTATAGATTTTGTAGAAAATGGAGGAAGCAAGACGGAAGCTGCCAGTCAGTTTAA
- a CDS encoding IS256 family transposase, translating to MTEENTEFDFQKALKGIQEGKPFTGKGGVLTSLIKNLAEAALEGELESHLGQEVSANRRNGKSKKTIKSLDGKFELETPRDRAGTFSPQIVKKHQTTLSDEIERKIIALYGLGMSYNDMASHLQEIYGLEISNATLSTITDKIIHTVKEWQARPLENVYPIVWLDAIHYKVRENGKVGSKAVYTILGVNIEGRKEVLGLYISENEGANFWLQVLTDLSNRGVKDILIACVDGLKGFPEAIETIFPDTEVQLCVVHQIRNSLKYVGSKNKKEFMADLKRVYKAVNKDLAEEELDILENKWNDKYPIVIKSWRNNWERLSHFFKYPEEIRRIIYTTNTIEAVHRQFRKLTKTKGSFPNQDSLLKLLYMGIQNASKKWTMPIQNWSLTISQLAIFFEGRLDKELGI from the coding sequence ATGACCGAAGAAAACACCGAATTTGATTTTCAAAAAGCCCTTAAAGGCATCCAGGAAGGTAAACCCTTCACAGGTAAGGGCGGCGTCCTTACATCATTAATCAAAAATCTTGCTGAAGCTGCTCTTGAAGGAGAGTTGGAGTCCCATCTCGGGCAGGAAGTTTCTGCCAACCGCCGTAATGGAAAAAGCAAAAAGACCATTAAATCCCTGGATGGTAAATTTGAGCTGGAAACCCCGCGTGACAGGGCCGGAACCTTCTCTCCACAGATCGTCAAAAAACATCAGACAACGCTCAGCGATGAAATTGAAAGAAAGATAATAGCCCTTTACGGCCTGGGCATGAGTTATAATGATATGGCTTCCCATTTACAGGAAATCTATGGACTTGAGATTTCAAATGCCACTCTGAGCACCATTACCGATAAAATCATCCATACCGTCAAAGAATGGCAGGCCAGGCCGTTGGAAAATGTGTACCCAATCGTATGGCTTGATGCCATACATTATAAAGTACGAGAAAACGGAAAGGTCGGCAGCAAAGCCGTTTACACAATTCTTGGGGTGAATATCGAGGGCCGCAAAGAGGTTCTTGGGCTGTACATATCCGAGAATGAGGGTGCGAACTTCTGGCTGCAGGTGTTAACAGACCTTTCAAACCGAGGGGTAAAAGATATCCTGATTGCCTGTGTTGATGGTCTAAAAGGTTTTCCCGAGGCCATTGAGACCATATTCCCGGACACAGAAGTTCAACTCTGCGTAGTCCACCAGATCCGAAATTCATTGAAATACGTTGGTTCCAAAAATAAAAAGGAATTTATGGCAGATCTAAAACGTGTTTATAAAGCGGTCAATAAGGATCTGGCCGAAGAAGAACTGGATATCTTGGAAAATAAATGGAATGACAAATACCCGATTGTGATAAAATCCTGGCGGAACAACTGGGAACGCCTCAGTCATTTCTTTAAATATCCAGAAGAGATTCGACGGATAATATACACCACAAATACCATTGAGGCTGTGCATCGACAGTTTCGAAAACTGACCAAAACAAAGGGATCATTCCCGAACCAGGACAGCCTGTTAAAGCTGCTTTACATGGGGATCCAGAACGCCAGTAAAAAATGGACAATGCCGATTCAAAATTGGTCACTGACAATTTCCCAGTTGGCAATTTTCTTTGAAGGCCGGCTGGATAAAGAGCTGGGAATTTGA
- a CDS encoding IS630 family transposase has translation MLNIPGERYVRRCKTFVYVDESGFSPYTTRRYGYALKGQRVHGLIAGTKHPRTSLIAARIEHSFEEPFLFQGTCNADIFNAWIEHQLSPHLNDNHVVVMDNASFHKGEETKYLIERTGAALLFLPPYSPDLNPIEHDFSALKTIREYNENETIDEIIMMYK, from the coding sequence ATTCTGAACATTCCCGGTGAACGTTATGTACGTCGTTGCAAAACGTTTGTTTATGTTGATGAAAGCGGCTTTTCGCCTTATACAACCCGTCGCTATGGATATGCTCTCAAAGGGCAGCGTGTTCATGGTTTGATTGCAGGAACAAAGCACCCTCGAACGTCTTTGATTGCTGCCCGCATCGAACATAGTTTTGAAGAACCATTTTTGTTTCAGGGAACATGCAATGCGGATATCTTTAATGCTTGGATCGAACACCAGTTGAGTCCACATCTGAACGATAATCATGTCGTTGTGATGGATAACGCATCCTTCCACAAGGGCGAAGAAACCAAATATTTGATCGAAAGAACTGGTGCAGCTCTTTTGTTTTTGCCCCCGTATTCACCGGATCTCAATCCGATTGAACACGATTTTTCGGCCCTAAAAACCATCCGTGAATACAATGAAAACGAAACGATTGATGAAATTATCATGATGTATAAATAA